In Microbacterium sp. SLBN-146, one genomic interval encodes:
- a CDS encoding FKBP-type peptidyl-prolyl cis-trans isomerase, with the protein MRKVPVIPGAVAVLGLVAVGLVGCSQSSEADCRPVADDAKLTELVSVTGDVGQQPEIDVYTPFHVDESVSARVIDGEGTPVTTDGQVVMLDFSIVSGETGEVVYESGYSGASTPSALAGLTGVIPALTDPLRCATADSRTIIGVAPGGIVAEAAVNLGLAEDDSAVVVVDIQKVYLPHAEGSLVFNAGGGLPSVVRAPDGRPGVTIPDSPAPADDASQTLIRGNGAEVTAEDSIRVHYTTLDWDTKEVLESSWDAEPVALGLATVQESLADALIGQTVGSQVLVVQPAVEASADAAAQAARVFVIDILGIDPVAQ; encoded by the coding sequence GTGCGTAAAGTCCCCGTCATCCCTGGTGCCGTCGCCGTCCTCGGACTGGTCGCGGTCGGTCTCGTCGGCTGCTCGCAGAGCTCGGAGGCGGACTGCCGTCCGGTCGCCGACGATGCGAAGCTCACAGAGCTCGTCTCGGTGACGGGAGACGTCGGTCAGCAGCCCGAGATCGACGTCTACACACCGTTCCACGTCGACGAGTCGGTGTCGGCTCGCGTCATCGACGGCGAGGGGACTCCCGTCACGACCGACGGGCAGGTCGTCATGCTCGATTTCTCCATCGTGAGCGGTGAGACGGGCGAGGTCGTCTACGAGAGCGGATACTCCGGCGCCTCGACGCCGTCGGCCCTCGCAGGACTGACGGGAGTGATCCCGGCATTGACCGATCCGCTGCGCTGCGCGACCGCAGACTCCCGCACGATCATCGGCGTCGCGCCCGGTGGCATCGTGGCGGAGGCGGCCGTCAACCTCGGGCTCGCCGAAGACGACTCGGCCGTCGTCGTCGTCGACATCCAGAAGGTCTACCTTCCTCACGCCGAGGGCTCGCTCGTCTTCAATGCGGGGGGCGGACTCCCGTCCGTCGTCCGTGCACCCGACGGACGCCCCGGTGTGACGATCCCCGATTCCCCGGCTCCCGCCGACGACGCGTCGCAGACGCTCATTCGCGGCAACGGCGCGGAGGTCACCGCAGAGGATTCGATCCGCGTCCATTACACGACGCTCGACTGGGACACGAAAGAAGTCCTCGAGTCTTCGTGGGATGCCGAGCCCGTCGCGCTCGGCCTCGCGACCGTCCAGGAATCTCTCGCTGATGCCCTCATCGGACAGACCGTCGGATCGCAGGTGCTCGTCGTGCAGCCGGCGGTCGAGGCGAGCGCGGATGCCGCAGCGCAGGCCGCTCGCGTGTTCGTGATCGACATTCTCGGAATCGACCCGGTCGCGCAGTAA
- a CDS encoding tRNA (adenine-N1)-methyltransferase has translation MTGRPSGPFRVGDRVQLTGPKGRLHTITLREDGELHTHHGVLAHTALIGQPDGSVVANSGGHEYLALRPLLRDFVMSMPRGAAIVYPKDAAQILAEADVFPGAVVVEAGVGSGALSLWLLRAIGPSGRLISFERRPEFAEVARANVDTYAGESPSNWEIVVGDLGDALPTAVEPGSVDRVVLDMLAPWECIDVVADALTPGGVVLCYVATATQLSRVAEYIRHTGLFTEPDANETMVRGWHVEGLAVRPDHRMIAHTGFLLWARRLAPGAVPPEVKRRASKSSYGDEDVELWTPGAVGDRQITDKNLRKRVREAQKAADGARIAAADRAADDPVS, from the coding sequence GTGACCGGGCGTCCGAGCGGTCCGTTCCGGGTCGGCGATCGCGTCCAGCTCACGGGGCCCAAGGGGCGTCTTCACACGATCACGCTCCGCGAAGACGGCGAGCTCCACACGCACCACGGTGTGCTGGCCCACACGGCGCTGATCGGCCAGCCCGACGGGTCCGTCGTTGCGAACAGCGGCGGGCACGAGTATCTCGCCCTGCGTCCGCTGCTGCGGGACTTCGTCATGTCGATGCCGCGCGGAGCGGCGATCGTGTACCCGAAGGATGCCGCGCAGATCCTCGCCGAAGCCGATGTCTTCCCCGGCGCCGTCGTCGTCGAAGCCGGTGTCGGATCGGGCGCCCTGTCCCTGTGGCTCCTCCGCGCGATCGGCCCGTCAGGGCGACTCATCTCGTTCGAGCGCCGCCCGGAGTTCGCCGAGGTCGCGCGCGCCAACGTCGACACCTATGCCGGCGAGTCGCCGTCGAATTGGGAGATCGTCGTCGGCGATCTCGGGGATGCGTTGCCGACGGCGGTCGAACCGGGCTCCGTCGATCGTGTCGTCCTCGACATGCTCGCGCCTTGGGAGTGCATCGACGTCGTCGCCGACGCGCTGACGCCCGGGGGAGTCGTCCTCTGCTACGTCGCGACCGCGACGCAGCTGAGCCGCGTCGCGGAGTACATCCGCCACACGGGACTGTTCACCGAGCCCGATGCCAACGAGACGATGGTGCGCGGCTGGCATGTCGAGGGCCTCGCCGTGCGGCCGGACCACAGGATGATCGCGCACACGGGGTTCCTGCTGTGGGCTCGACGCCTCGCACCCGGCGCCGTGCCCCCCGAGGTCAAGCGTCGTGCGTCGAAGTCGAGCTACGGTGACGAAGACGTCGAGCTGTGGACCCCCGGCGCGGTGGGAGATCGCCAGATCACCGACAAGAACCTTCGCAAGCGCGTTCGCGAGGCGCAGAAGGCTGCCGACGGCGCGCGCATCGCCGCCGCCGATCGCGCGGCGGACGACCCCGTAAGCTAG
- a CDS encoding HAD family phosphatase: MTSPPLAAVLWDMDGTLVDTEPYWMAAEGPLVERFGGTWSHEQALGLVGLGLEDSARIFQDAGVKMAVPDIVDHLTDAVMNQLSEEGVPFRPGARELLAGLRAAGIKTGLVTMSLRRMATTVVDLINFDAFDVVIAGDDSTRPKPFPDPYLQACDALGVTPEEVVAIEDSPNGVRSAVASGAAVIGVPLMVSVTGAGAHAVWPTLAGRSVDDLVDFHATHRRRERVA, from the coding sequence ATGACGTCGCCTCCTCTCGCCGCGGTTCTCTGGGACATGGACGGCACTCTCGTCGACACCGAGCCGTACTGGATGGCCGCGGAAGGACCGCTCGTCGAGCGATTCGGTGGCACCTGGTCGCACGAGCAGGCACTCGGTCTTGTCGGACTGGGACTCGAGGACTCCGCGCGCATCTTCCAGGACGCAGGCGTGAAGATGGCTGTGCCCGACATCGTCGATCACCTCACGGATGCCGTCATGAATCAACTCTCCGAAGAGGGCGTTCCGTTCCGCCCGGGAGCACGGGAACTTCTCGCGGGCCTCCGTGCTGCCGGGATCAAGACGGGTCTCGTGACGATGTCCCTCCGCCGGATGGCGACGACCGTCGTAGACCTGATCAACTTCGACGCCTTCGACGTCGTCATCGCGGGCGACGACTCGACACGTCCCAAGCCCTTCCCCGACCCCTATCTGCAGGCCTGCGACGCTCTCGGCGTCACACCCGAAGAGGTCGTCGCGATCGAGGACTCGCCGAACGGCGTGCGCTCAGCCGTTGCATCCGGCGCCGCCGTCATCGGCGTCCCCCTCATGGTCTCCGTGACGGGGGCGGGGGCGCACGCCGTCTGGCCGACTCTCGCGGGACGCTCCGTCGACGACCTCGTCGACTTCCATGCGACCCACCGCCGCCGGGAGCGCGTCGCGTGA
- a CDS encoding PAC2 family protein produces MDGLGRRILVAAFDGWNDAGEAASSAISHLRELAEYEPVFSVDPELYFDYQYTRPHIETDGEGRRSLRWPETTILRPKDPPPGPELWLLTGVEPARAWQAFAGELIDVALREDVTGFVSLGSMMSDVPHTRPISIFSGSDNEMIRTTLELERSTYEGPVGILSVLGTGADAVGIPAASLWASVPHYVAGHTPSPKATLALLERLGELTGATIPTGDLVTQAAAWEASIDAAAADDEEMTEYIRQLERTRDTWDSPEASGDAIAQEFERYLRRGGEGPSKPGRDDPPRR; encoded by the coding sequence GTGGACGGACTGGGTCGAAGGATTCTCGTCGCGGCGTTCGACGGTTGGAACGACGCGGGCGAAGCGGCCTCGTCTGCCATCTCGCATCTGCGAGAGCTCGCGGAGTACGAACCGGTGTTCTCGGTCGATCCGGAGCTCTACTTCGACTACCAGTACACCCGCCCCCACATCGAGACCGACGGCGAGGGGCGACGCAGCCTGCGCTGGCCCGAGACGACCATCCTGCGTCCCAAGGATCCGCCGCCAGGACCCGAGCTGTGGCTGCTCACGGGCGTCGAGCCCGCTCGCGCGTGGCAGGCCTTCGCTGGCGAGCTGATCGATGTCGCGCTTCGCGAGGATGTCACCGGATTCGTCTCTCTCGGATCGATGATGTCGGATGTCCCCCACACGCGGCCGATCTCGATCTTCTCAGGCAGCGACAACGAGATGATCAGGACGACGCTCGAACTCGAACGCAGCACCTACGAGGGCCCCGTGGGCATCCTGAGCGTCCTCGGCACCGGCGCCGACGCCGTCGGCATTCCCGCTGCGAGCCTGTGGGCGAGCGTGCCGCACTACGTCGCGGGTCACACCCCCTCGCCGAAGGCGACGCTCGCTCTTCTCGAGCGCCTCGGCGAGCTCACGGGAGCGACCATCCCCACCGGCGATCTCGTGACGCAGGCCGCAGCGTGGGAGGCATCGATCGACGCCGCCGCAGCGGATGACGAAGAGATGACGGAGTACATCCGGCAGCTCGAGCGCACGCGTGACACCTGGGATTCGCCCGAGGCCTCCGGCGACGCCATCGCCCAGGAGTTCGAGCGGTACCTCCGCCGCGGGGGCGAAGGTCCGTCGAAACCCGGTCGCGACGATCCGCCGCGCCGCTGA
- a CDS encoding undecaprenyl-diphosphate phosphatase, whose protein sequence is MQLLEALFLGLIQGLTEFLPISSSAHLRIVGEFLPSAEDPGATFTAITQIGTETAVLVYFWGTIVRIISRWAQSLAGKVPRNDPDVRMGWLIIIGTLPIGVLGFLFQDVIRGTFRNLWLVAIVLIVFGLLLGAADRWGRRVREMNQMTYPHGLALGFAQALALVPGVSRSGATTTLGLALGYTRPAAAEYAFLLAVPAVFGSGFYELLKSFEEPGGPYNLLETGAATVVAFGVGLAVIAFLMSYIKKRSFLPFVIYRIALGVLLIVLLSVGVLQPY, encoded by the coding sequence ATGCAACTGCTCGAAGCCCTCTTCCTCGGGCTCATCCAGGGTCTCACCGAGTTCCTCCCCATCTCGTCCAGTGCGCACCTGCGCATCGTCGGTGAGTTCCTCCCGTCTGCCGAGGATCCCGGCGCGACGTTCACTGCCATCACGCAGATCGGCACCGAGACGGCCGTCCTGGTCTACTTCTGGGGCACGATCGTGCGGATCATCTCGCGGTGGGCGCAGTCGCTCGCGGGCAAGGTCCCGCGCAACGATCCCGACGTCCGCATGGGATGGTTGATCATCATCGGAACCCTCCCCATCGGAGTGCTGGGTTTCCTGTTCCAGGACGTCATCCGCGGGACGTTCCGGAACCTGTGGCTCGTCGCCATCGTGCTGATCGTCTTCGGTCTCCTGCTCGGTGCTGCGGACCGCTGGGGACGCCGCGTGCGCGAGATGAACCAGATGACGTATCCCCACGGCCTCGCGCTGGGGTTCGCGCAGGCGCTCGCGCTCGTGCCGGGTGTGTCGCGATCCGGCGCCACGACGACCCTCGGCCTCGCGCTCGGGTACACGCGCCCCGCCGCCGCGGAGTATGCGTTCCTCCTCGCGGTCCCCGCCGTCTTCGGCAGCGGGTTCTACGAACTCCTGAAGAGCTTCGAAGAGCCCGGAGGACCCTACAACCTCCTCGAGACCGGTGCCGCGACAGTCGTCGCGTTCGGGGTCGGGCTCGCGGTCATCGCGTTCCTCATGAGCTACATCAAGAAGCGCAGCTTCCTGCCGTTCGTCATCTACCGCATCGCGCTCGGCGTCCTGCTGATCGTGCTGCTGAGCGTCGGAGTGCTGCAGCCGTACTGA
- a CDS encoding M20/M25/M40 family metallo-hydrolase, with protein sequence MPADSSLPEVVRVARDLIRFDTTNFGGGRAHGEREAAEYVGAYLESLGLSPEYFEPIPRRTNVSARVAGRDPSKPALVLHGHLDVVPAIAEDWSVDPFAGEIRDGMLWGRGAVDMKDMDAMILTAVADILRAGEKPARDIIVTFFADEEDGGGEGSALVVRDRPEWFDGATEAISEVGGYSVSIGDRRAYLLQVGEKALLWIRLSARGRAAHGSSVHRDNAVTKLAAAVAALGATEWPVRMTATTTAMIEQLAGITGGSLDDPDALASASGPASGFLRSSLRTTTNPTGLTAGYKHNVIPDWAEALIDVRVLPGTEDAALADIQRIVGDEIEIEIVHGDIGLEVPFEGALVDAMVAALGRHDPGVPVIPYLLGGGTDNKALSALGIAGYGFAPLRLPEGLDFTGMFHGVDERVPLDALVFGQRVLTDLLRTY encoded by the coding sequence ATGCCTGCCGACTCCTCGCTTCCCGAAGTCGTCAGGGTCGCCCGTGACCTCATCCGCTTCGACACGACCAACTTCGGCGGCGGGCGTGCGCACGGCGAGCGGGAGGCGGCCGAGTACGTCGGTGCCTACTTGGAGTCGCTCGGCCTTTCGCCCGAGTACTTCGAGCCGATTCCGCGCCGCACGAACGTGTCGGCGCGCGTGGCCGGACGCGACCCGTCGAAGCCCGCCCTCGTGCTGCACGGCCACCTCGATGTCGTCCCCGCGATCGCCGAGGACTGGAGCGTCGATCCTTTCGCGGGGGAGATCCGCGACGGGATGCTGTGGGGTCGTGGCGCCGTCGACATGAAGGACATGGATGCCATGATCCTGACGGCCGTCGCCGACATCCTCCGCGCGGGGGAAAAGCCGGCGCGGGACATCATCGTGACGTTCTTCGCCGACGAGGAAGACGGTGGGGGAGAAGGGTCGGCGCTCGTCGTGCGCGATCGGCCGGAGTGGTTCGACGGCGCGACGGAGGCGATCAGCGAGGTCGGCGGATACTCGGTCTCGATCGGCGATCGACGGGCGTATCTGCTGCAGGTGGGTGAGAAGGCGCTCCTGTGGATCCGCCTCTCCGCGCGCGGACGCGCAGCGCACGGGTCGAGCGTCCACCGCGACAACGCCGTCACGAAGCTCGCGGCAGCGGTCGCCGCGCTCGGCGCGACCGAGTGGCCGGTCCGGATGACGGCGACGACGACGGCGATGATCGAGCAGCTCGCCGGCATCACGGGCGGCTCCCTCGACGATCCGGATGCCCTCGCGTCCGCGTCGGGTCCGGCATCCGGTTTTCTGCGCTCTTCGCTGCGAACGACGACCAACCCGACGGGTCTCACGGCTGGATACAAGCACAACGTCATTCCCGACTGGGCGGAGGCGCTCATCGACGTGCGTGTCCTTCCGGGCACGGAGGACGCGGCTCTTGCCGACATCCAGCGCATCGTGGGCGACGAGATCGAGATCGAGATCGTCCACGGCGACATCGGCCTCGAGGTGCCCTTCGAGGGCGCGCTCGTCGACGCGATGGTCGCGGCGCTCGGCCGGCATGACCCTGGAGTGCCGGTGATCCCGTATCTCCTGGGTGGCGGAACCGACAACAAGGCGCTCTCGGCCCTCGGCATCGCCGGCTACGGCTTCGCGCCGCTGCGGCTCCCCGAGGGGCTCGACTTCACCGGGATGTTCCACGGTGTCGACGAGCGCGTACCGCTCGACGCCCTCGTCTTCGGACAGCGCGTCCTCACCGACCTGCTTCGGACGTACTGA
- a CDS encoding VIT1/CCC1 family protein produces MAALAEPTTRDRRRWAQYLVDERAEAEVYRQLASRREGEEREILLALAEAEGRHEAHWLVLLDGEPARLPRPDTRTVMLGWLAKRFGSIFVLALAQNAEARSPYDDEPFATSAMAADEKVHHEVVRGLAARGRRRLSGTFRAAVFGANDGLVSNLALVMGIGATGVAPQFVLFSGIAGLLAGALSMGAGEFVSVRSQRELLTATEPSDFADAALPHLDLDANELALVYRTRGMPQDEALERARLVVTAAQAADLGAPYRGLVDAPSDHDVVGGAWGAATSSFLFFASGAIIPVLPWIFGLTGLAAVVTALVLVGIALLATGATVGVLSGGPPFKRALRQLAIGFGAAGLTYLLGLAFGVSLA; encoded by the coding sequence TTGGCAGCGCTCGCCGAACCCACGACCCGTGACAGACGCCGCTGGGCGCAGTACCTCGTCGACGAACGCGCCGAGGCGGAGGTGTATCGCCAACTGGCCTCCCGCCGAGAGGGGGAGGAGAGGGAGATCCTGCTCGCGCTCGCCGAGGCGGAAGGACGCCACGAGGCGCATTGGCTCGTCCTCCTCGACGGCGAGCCCGCGCGGTTGCCGCGTCCGGACACGAGGACGGTCATGCTCGGCTGGCTCGCGAAGCGGTTCGGGTCGATCTTCGTCCTCGCGCTCGCCCAGAACGCCGAGGCGCGCTCGCCGTACGACGACGAGCCGTTCGCGACGTCGGCCATGGCGGCGGACGAGAAGGTCCATCACGAGGTCGTTCGCGGGCTCGCCGCGCGCGGTCGACGGCGGCTCTCGGGAACCTTCCGCGCGGCCGTGTTCGGCGCCAACGACGGGCTCGTCTCCAACCTCGCGCTGGTCATGGGCATCGGTGCGACGGGCGTGGCACCGCAGTTCGTCCTGTTCAGCGGCATCGCGGGGCTTCTCGCGGGTGCCCTCTCGATGGGCGCGGGCGAGTTCGTGTCGGTTCGCTCGCAGCGCGAACTGCTCACGGCGACCGAGCCGAGCGACTTCGCCGACGCAGCCCTGCCTCATCTCGACCTCGACGCGAACGAACTCGCGCTCGTGTACCGCACGAGAGGGATGCCGCAGGATGAAGCGCTCGAGCGGGCGCGCCTCGTGGTCACGGCAGCTCAGGCAGCCGATCTCGGCGCACCGTACCGCGGACTCGTCGACGCGCCGAGCGACCACGATGTCGTCGGCGGAGCCTGGGGAGCCGCCACCTCGAGCTTCCTGTTCTTCGCTTCGGGCGCGATCATCCCCGTCCTGCCCTGGATCTTCGGTCTCACTGGACTCGCCGCGGTCGTCACGGCGCTCGTGCTCGTGGGCATCGCCCTCCTCGCGACGGGAGCGACCGTCGGCGTGCTCTCCGGCGGTCCGCCCTTCAAACGAGCTCTCCGCCAGCTCGCGATCGGGTTCGGTGCCGCGGGGCTCACCTACCTCCTCGGACTGGCGTTCGGCGTTTCGCTCGCGTAG
- a CDS encoding DEAD/DEAH box helicase, giving the protein MDEETLADSVRDDSSEQHIGSFAAEHLSPSYPQRAPWGTAQRLRAWQAEALDLYFGMDGPDGVGGGPRDFLAAATPGAGKTTFALRLASELLRRRIVERIVVVAPTEHLKTQWADAAARVNLRLDPGFSNRHGLPSRQYHGVAVTYAQVAVKASVHERLIHDRPTLVILDEVHHGGDALSWGDALREAYGRATRRLLLSGTPFRSDTAPIPFVEYHPDEKGIRLSRTDYNYGYRRALEDGVVRPVLFLVYAGQMRWRTKTGDEMEAQLGQDNTKDVTSQAWRTALDPEGQWIPAVLRSADRRLTEVREQVPDAGGLVIATDQTAARAYADILTSITGEQTTVVLSDEEGASARIEEFANNTRRWMVAVRMVSEGVDVPRLAVGVYATSASTPLFFAQAIGRFVRARRRGETASVFLPNVPQLLALANAMEIERDHALDRESSGDDEWALDDDLLAAAETGDSASDALTYEFTYQALGSLAHFDRVLYDGKEFGQLAVPGTPEEEEFLGLPGLLEPEHVHELLVQRQARQSRHRRTREAQETADGAAGAPDVPPPALHRTLKEQRQLLNSLVGLYARQSGEPHGAVHAELRRVCGGPAVAQATVAQLQSRIDVLRARVRS; this is encoded by the coding sequence ATGGACGAGGAGACGCTGGCGGACTCCGTCCGGGACGACTCGTCGGAGCAGCACATCGGCAGTTTCGCCGCCGAGCACCTCTCGCCGTCCTACCCCCAGCGGGCTCCGTGGGGCACGGCGCAGCGGCTCCGTGCATGGCAGGCGGAAGCCCTCGACCTGTATTTCGGGATGGACGGTCCCGACGGCGTCGGCGGTGGTCCTCGCGACTTCCTCGCCGCCGCGACACCGGGTGCCGGCAAGACGACCTTCGCTCTCCGTCTCGCGAGCGAGCTCTTGAGGCGCCGCATCGTCGAGCGGATCGTCGTCGTCGCCCCGACCGAGCACCTCAAGACGCAGTGGGCTGACGCCGCCGCCCGCGTCAACCTCCGCCTCGATCCGGGCTTCAGCAACCGGCACGGGCTTCCTTCCCGTCAGTACCACGGCGTCGCCGTGACCTACGCGCAGGTCGCCGTTAAGGCCTCCGTCCACGAGCGACTCATCCACGACCGGCCGACGCTCGTCATCCTCGACGAGGTCCACCACGGCGGCGATGCGCTCAGTTGGGGCGACGCGCTCCGCGAGGCCTATGGGCGCGCCACACGGAGGCTCCTCCTCTCCGGTACTCCCTTCCGCAGCGACACGGCACCCATACCGTTCGTGGAGTACCACCCCGACGAGAAGGGGATCCGGCTCTCCCGGACGGACTACAACTACGGCTACCGCAGAGCCCTGGAGGACGGCGTCGTTCGTCCCGTGCTCTTCCTCGTCTATGCCGGCCAGATGCGCTGGCGCACCAAGACGGGCGACGAGATGGAGGCGCAACTCGGCCAGGACAACACGAAGGACGTCACGTCGCAGGCATGGCGAACGGCCCTCGATCCCGAGGGGCAGTGGATCCCCGCTGTCCTGCGCTCCGCCGATCGGCGCCTGACCGAAGTCCGCGAACAGGTTCCGGATGCCGGCGGTCTCGTGATCGCAACGGACCAGACCGCGGCGCGCGCGTACGCCGACATCCTGACGTCGATCACGGGCGAGCAGACAACGGTCGTGCTTTCCGACGAAGAGGGTGCGTCGGCACGCATCGAAGAGTTCGCCAACAACACGCGACGGTGGATGGTCGCCGTGCGCATGGTCTCCGAGGGCGTGGACGTCCCGCGACTCGCCGTCGGCGTGTACGCGACGAGCGCGTCGACGCCGCTGTTCTTCGCGCAGGCCATCGGACGCTTCGTGCGTGCGCGCCGCCGCGGCGAGACGGCCAGCGTCTTCCTCCCCAACGTGCCTCAACTGCTCGCACTCGCGAACGCCATGGAGATCGAACGCGACCACGCCCTCGACCGTGAGAGCAGCGGCGACGACGAATGGGCGCTCGACGACGACCTCCTCGCGGCGGCCGAAACGGGGGACTCCGCGTCCGATGCGTTGACGTACGAGTTCACCTACCAGGCGCTCGGGTCGCTCGCGCACTTCGACCGCGTGCTCTACGACGGCAAGGAGTTCGGCCAGCTCGCGGTGCCGGGGACACCGGAGGAAGAGGAATTCCTCGGGCTTCCCGGCCTCCTGGAACCCGAACACGTCCACGAGCTGCTCGTGCAGCGCCAGGCCCGGCAGAGCCGGCATCGGCGGACGCGGGAAGCGCAGGAGACTGCCGACGGCGCCGCCGGCGCGCCGGACGTCCCGCCCCCCGCGCTGCACCGCACGCTCAAGGAACAGCGGCAGCTCCTGAACAGCCTCGTCGGGCTGTACGCGCGCCAATCCGGCGAACCGCACGGTGCCGTGCACGCCGAACTCCGTCGAGTGTGCGGAGGTCCTGCCGTGGCGCAGGCCACTGTCGCTCAGCTCCAATCGCGCATCGACGTCCTCCGGGCACGCGTCCGTTCCTGA
- a CDS encoding SGNH/GDSL hydrolase family protein: MSDTDEHRAPFVANAQPHPWRRYVAIGDSFTEGIGDPIEGTSDHRGWADRVAEVLARSVDDFAYANLAVRGKLIGQIVADQVEPALALQPDLITFSAGGNDVIRPGADPDAVAQLFEDAVVRLSSGGATVVVFTGIDTNFTPVFRGIRGRVAIYNENIRAIAERYDCIVADQWALKEVQDMRFFDDDRLHYNALGHHEVARMVLRALNVPNDLQPMQPDPLPGRTWREARAVDLVWAREYLVPWVLRRVRHQSSGDQITAKRPEALPFTTPTPGKDASDSRGDNV; the protein is encoded by the coding sequence ATGTCCGACACGGATGAACACCGCGCACCTTTCGTCGCGAACGCGCAGCCCCACCCCTGGCGGCGCTACGTCGCGATCGGAGACTCGTTCACCGAGGGGATCGGCGACCCCATCGAGGGCACGTCGGACCATCGCGGATGGGCAGATCGGGTCGCCGAGGTCCTCGCCCGTTCGGTCGATGACTTCGCTTACGCGAACCTCGCTGTCCGGGGAAAGCTCATCGGGCAGATCGTCGCCGATCAGGTCGAGCCCGCGCTCGCGCTGCAGCCCGACCTCATCACGTTCTCGGCGGGGGGCAACGACGTCATCCGGCCGGGCGCCGACCCCGATGCGGTCGCCCAGCTCTTCGAGGACGCCGTCGTCCGCCTCTCGAGCGGTGGAGCGACGGTCGTGGTCTTCACGGGCATCGACACCAACTTCACGCCCGTCTTCCGCGGCATCCGGGGGCGGGTGGCGATCTACAACGAGAACATCCGCGCCATCGCCGAGCGCTACGACTGCATCGTCGCCGATCAGTGGGCGCTCAAAGAGGTGCAGGACATGCGCTTCTTCGACGATGACCGCCTGCACTACAACGCACTCGGTCACCACGAAGTGGCCCGCATGGTCCTCCGCGCACTGAACGTCCCCAACGACCTTCAGCCGATGCAGCCCGATCCGCTGCCTGGTCGCACGTGGCGCGAGGCTCGTGCCGTCGATCTCGTGTGGGCCCGAGAGTACCTCGTGCCCTGGGTGCTCCGGCGGGTGCGCCATCAATCGTCGGGCGACCAGATCACGGCGAAGCGTCCCGAGGCACTCCCCTTCACGACTCCCACCCCCGGAAAAGACGCGTCGGACTCACGCGGCGACAACGTCTAG